The Salvelinus namaycush isolate Seneca chromosome 1, SaNama_1.0, whole genome shotgun sequence genome has a window encoding:
- the glceb gene encoding D-glucuronyl C5-epimerase B yields the protein MRCLAARVNYKTLIVICALFTLLTVLLWNRCSSDTALRFLPRAPPPPPSAKGGDASISSQQQPPQPPEPPPIVGGAAGIKYEEIDCLINDDVTIKARRDGAEVYFPFSWLEKYFDVYGKVVQYDGYERFEFQHSYSKVYAQREPYHPDGVFMSFEAYNVEVRDRVKCISGVEGVPLSTQWGPQGYFYAIQIAQYGLSHYSKNLTERPPHVELYDAAEEKDNRAGSPSGPWTVPKGCSLTRLHDKGRATAVRQFSAPENSEGVSLPLGNSKDFIISFDLKFTSNGSVSVVLETTEKGAPFIIHYVTSAQLITFSGRDITYGIGPRAAWSTVTRDLLTDLRKGVGLSNTKAVKATKVMPRRVVRLIVRGRGAIDNVTIATTAHTAAFFAASDWLLRNQDERGGWPIMVTRKLGEGFRPLEPGWYSAMAQGQAMSTLVRAYLLTKDQTYLNAALRATGPYKLPSEQHGVKAVFMNKYDWYEEYPTTPGSFVLNGFIYSLLGLHDLAETAGEKLGRESGLLFSRGMESLKAMLPLYDTGSGSIYDLRHYMLGTAPNLARWDYHTTHINQLQLLASIDNAPIFRDVVKRWKSYLKGGRAKHN from the exons ATGCGTTGCCTGGCGGCCCGGGTCAACTACAAGACCCTGATCGTCATCTGcgccctcttcaccctcctcacCGTGCTTCTGTGGAACCGCTGCTCCAGCGACACCGCCCTGCGCTTCCTCCCGCGGGCCCCGCCGCCACCCCCCAGCGCCAAGGGGGGCGACGCCAGCATTAGCAGCCAGCAGCAACCTCCGCAGCCCCCGGAGCCGCCGCCCATAGTAGGCGGAGCTGCCGGCATCAAGTACGAAGAGATCGACTGCCTGATTAACGATGACGTCACGATAAAGGCTCGGCGGGACGGTGCTGAAGTGTACTTCCCTTTCAGCTGGCTGGAGAAGTACTTTGACGTTTACGGCAAGGTGGTGCAGTACGACGGTTACGAGCGCTTCGAGTTCCAGCACAGCTACTCCAAGGTGTACGCGCAGCGCGAGCCCTACCACCCGGACGGCGTCTTCATGTCCTTCGAGGCATACAACGTGGAGGTGCGCGACCGCGTCAAGTGCATCAGTGGAGTGGAAG gtGTGCCCCTCTCCACCCAGTGGGGTCCCCAGGGCTACTTCTATGCCATCCAGATCGCCCAGTACGGCCTGAGCCACTACAGCAAGAACCTGACGGAGCGGCCACCCCATGTGGAGCTGTACGACGCGGCCGAGGAGAAGGACAACCGCGCGGGCTCACCCAGCGGGCCCTGGACGGTCCCCAAGGGCTGCAGCCTCACACGGCTCCACGACAAGGGCCGTGCCACCGCCGTGCGCCAGTTCAGTGCCCCAG AGAACTCTGAAGGTGTCTCCCTCCCCCTGGGCAACTCCAAGGACTTCATCATCTCCTTCGACCTCAAGTTCACCTCCAACGGAAGCGTGTCTGTGGTGCTTGAGACCACGGAGAAGGGCGCGCCCTTCATCATCCACTATGTCACCTCCGCTCAGCTCATCACCTTCAGCGGCCGCGACATCACCTACGGCATCGGGCCCCGTGCCGCCTGGTCCACGGTCACCCGGGACCTGCTGACCGACCTGAGGAAGGGTGTGGGACTGTCCAACACCAAGGCCGTCAAGGCCACCAAG GTGATGCCGCGGCGGGTTGTGCGACTGATAGTCCGTGGGCGCGGCGCCATCGACAACGTCACCATCGCCACCACGGCGCACACGGCTGCGTTCTTCGCCGCCAGTGACTGGCTGCTGCGCAACCAGGACGAGCGTGGCGGATGGCCCATCATGGTCACACGCAAGCTGGGCGAGGGTTTCCGCCCGCTGGAGCCCGGCTGGTACTCAGCCATGGCGCAGGGCCAGGCCATGTCGACTCTGGTCCGTGCCTACCTACTCACCAAGGACCAGACGTACCTGAACGCTGCGCTGCGTGCCACCGGCCCCTACAAGCTGCCCTCTGAACAGCACGGTGTCAAGGCTGTCTTCATGAACAAGTACGACTGGTACGAGGAGTACCCCACTACACCAGGCTCCTTCGTGCTCAACGGCTTCATATACTCGCTGCTCGGTCTCCACGATCTGGCCGAGACGGCGGGCGAGAAACTAGGCCGGGAGTCTGGCCTGTTGTTCTCTAGGGGCATGGAGTCCCTCAAGGCCATGCTGCCGCTGTACGACACGGGCTCGGGCAGCATCTACGACCTGCGGCACTACATGCTGGGCACAGCCCCCAACCTGGCACGCTGGGACTACCACACCACGCACATCAACCAGCTGCAGCTGCTGGCGTCCATCGATAACGCGCCCATCTTCCGGGACGTGGTGAAGCGCTGGAAGAGCTACCTGAAGGGGGGTCGGGCCAAGCACAACTAG